The following are encoded together in the Corynebacterium jeikeium genome:
- a CDS encoding acyl-CoA dehydrogenase family protein — MDFQHSERSLEYQGKLTEFMDECIYPAEAVYEQQMRESGDPHHFPAILDDLKAEAKKRGLWNLFHPHLGTGGAGGTGNNGSAGGDSNRPGLTNAEYAPLAEIMGRSMHLAPEACNCNAPDTGNMEVFELYGTDEHREKYLEPLLNGEIRSAFAMTEPGVASSDATNVRMSMERTDGGYVLNGRKWFTSNGMHPHLKVMIVMGKTSPDAEIHRQQSMLAVPADAPGVTIVRNLPVFGYHDREGHAEVHFKDVFVPDKDILGGEGMGFKISQDRLGPGRIHHCMRAIGMAERALELMCTRALSRTAFGKPLASRDNIRDQIAQARIDIEQARLLTMKAAWMMDTVGNKAARQEIAAIKVAAPAMALRIVDQAIQVHGGEGVTDDTPLAAMWAGLRTLRLADGPDEVHRMTIARAELRKYRDK, encoded by the coding sequence GTGGACTTCCAGCACAGCGAACGGTCCTTGGAATACCAAGGCAAGCTCACCGAATTCATGGACGAGTGCATCTACCCGGCCGAGGCCGTGTACGAGCAACAGATGCGCGAATCCGGCGACCCGCACCACTTCCCCGCCATTCTCGATGATTTGAAGGCCGAGGCGAAGAAGCGCGGCCTGTGGAACCTCTTCCACCCTCACCTCGGAACTGGCGGCGCTGGTGGCACTGGTAACAATGGCAGCGCTGGCGGAGACAGCAACCGCCCGGGCCTGACGAATGCCGAATACGCGCCCCTGGCGGAGATCATGGGCCGCTCCATGCACCTGGCCCCCGAGGCCTGCAACTGCAACGCCCCGGACACCGGCAACATGGAGGTCTTCGAGCTCTACGGCACAGACGAGCACCGGGAGAAGTACCTGGAACCGCTACTCAACGGCGAAATCCGCTCCGCGTTTGCCATGACGGAGCCGGGCGTAGCCTCCAGCGATGCCACCAACGTGCGCATGAGCATGGAACGCACCGACGGCGGCTACGTGCTGAACGGCCGCAAGTGGTTTACCTCCAACGGCATGCACCCGCACCTGAAGGTCATGATTGTGATGGGCAAGACCAGCCCGGATGCGGAGATCCACCGCCAGCAGTCCATGCTCGCCGTGCCCGCGGACGCGCCCGGCGTGACAATCGTGCGGAACCTGCCGGTGTTCGGCTACCACGACCGCGAAGGCCACGCGGAGGTCCACTTCAAGGACGTTTTCGTGCCGGATAAGGACATCCTCGGCGGCGAGGGCATGGGCTTTAAGATCTCCCAGGATCGCCTGGGGCCGGGCCGCATCCACCACTGCATGCGCGCCATCGGAATGGCCGAACGTGCCCTGGAGCTCATGTGCACCCGCGCCCTATCCCGCACCGCCTTCGGCAAGCCTTTGGCCAGCCGTGACAATATCCGCGATCAGATTGCCCAGGCCCGCATCGACATCGAGCAGGCTCGCCTGCTGACCATGAAGGCCGCCTGGATGATGGACACCGTTGGAAACAAGGCTGCCCGCCAGGAGATCGCCGCCATCAAGGTGGCCGCCCCGGCGATGGCGCTGCGCATCGTTGATCAAGCGATTCAGGTGCACGGCGGGGAGGGCGTCACCGACGACACTCCCCTGGCCGCCATGTGGGCGGGCCTGCGCACTCTGCGCCTAGCCGATGGCCCGGATGAGGTCCACCGCATGACCATCGCCCGAGCAGAATTGAGGAAGTACCGTGACAAGTAA
- a CDS encoding phosphotransferase family protein: protein MTSNSSSFSDAHLASWLHDVAGLEGGADGISLQRIGAGQSNLTYLATDSQGKRVVVRRPPLGKLTASAHDVVREGKIMAALENTDVPVPKIYGSSTDWEENREEQVADVPVIAMSAIDGVTVNSMKVADSITPEVRGKIADGLIDSMAAIHSVDLKSVGLDDLASHKPYAPRQLRRWTGQWDKTKTRELPALDELTKLLVAKIPEQDETVLVHGDLHIGNVIADPATGKINAVVDWELTTLGDPLADIGSLLAYWPVKNGLQLPGFEAALAEGFPAPEALAERYLQKTGKTSDRERQALAYWHVLGLWKVAIIVEGVVRRVMNNPSNQAISGAPTQEMVEWIVNQAAITAREYGF, encoded by the coding sequence GTGACAAGTAACTCTAGCTCTTTTTCTGACGCCCACCTGGCCAGCTGGCTGCACGACGTAGCCGGACTGGAAGGCGGCGCGGACGGCATCTCCCTGCAGCGGATCGGCGCAGGGCAATCGAACCTGACCTACCTGGCCACAGATTCCCAGGGCAAGCGTGTGGTCGTGCGCCGTCCGCCCCTGGGCAAACTAACCGCCAGCGCCCACGACGTTGTCCGCGAGGGCAAGATCATGGCAGCGCTGGAAAACACGGATGTTCCGGTGCCGAAGATCTACGGAAGCTCGACCGACTGGGAGGAAAACCGCGAAGAGCAGGTAGCCGACGTGCCGGTGATCGCCATGTCCGCTATCGACGGGGTGACCGTCAACTCCATGAAGGTTGCGGACAGCATTACGCCCGAGGTGCGCGGCAAGATCGCCGACGGGCTGATCGACTCGATGGCGGCGATCCACAGTGTCGATCTGAAGTCGGTTGGTTTGGACGACTTGGCGTCGCATAAGCCCTACGCCCCACGGCAGCTACGGCGCTGGACGGGGCAATGGGACAAGACGAAGACGCGTGAACTTCCCGCGCTCGACGAGCTGACGAAGCTGCTGGTGGCGAAGATCCCCGAGCAGGATGAGACCGTGCTGGTGCACGGCGACCTACACATCGGCAACGTTATCGCGGACCCGGCGACCGGGAAGATCAACGCGGTTGTGGACTGGGAGCTGACGACACTCGGCGACCCGCTGGCGGATATCGGCTCCCTCTTGGCCTATTGGCCGGTGAAGAACGGCCTGCAGCTGCCCGGCTTCGAGGCCGCGCTGGCCGAGGGCTTCCCCGCCCCCGAGGCTCTGGCGGAGCGCTACCTGCAGAAGACGGGCAAGACCTCCGACCGCGAGCGGCAGGCGCTGGCCTACTGGCACGTCCTGGGTCTGTGGAAGGTGGCGATCATCGTCGAGGGTGTGGTCCGCCGAGTGATGAACAACCCCTCCAACCAGGCGATTTCCGGAGCTCCGACCCAGGAGATGGTGGAGTGGATCGTCAACCAGGCAGCTATCACCGCCCGCGAGTACGGTTTTTAG